Below is a window of Panulirus ornatus isolate Po-2019 chromosome 24, ASM3632096v1, whole genome shotgun sequence DNA.
CTAAGGTCCTTGCCCTCCCAGCCCACTAGAGTCGTCCTCGACTACGAGTAACCTAAGGTCCTTGCCCTCCCAGCCCACTAGAGTCGTCCTCGACTACGAGTAACCTAAGGTCCTTGCCCTCCCAGCCCACTAGAGTCGTCCTCGACTACGAGTAACCTAAGGTCCTTGCCCTCCCAGCCCACTAGAGTCGTCCTCGACTACGAGTAACCTAAGGTCCTTGCCCTCCCAGCCCACTAGAGTCGTCCTCGACTACGAGTAACCTAAGGTCCTTGCCCTCCCAGCCCACTAGAGTCGTCCTCGACTACGAGTAACCTAAGGTCCTTGCCCTCCCAGCCCACTAGAGTCGTCCTCGACTACGAGTAACCTAAGGTCCTTGCCCTCCCAGCCCACTAGAGTCGTCCTCGACTACGAGTAACCTAAGGTCCTTGCCCTCCCAGCCCACTAGAGTCGTCCTCGACTACGAGTAACCTAAGGTCCTTGCCCTCCCAGCCCACTAGAGTCGTCCTCGACTACGAGTAACCTAAGGTCCTTGCCCTCCCAGCCCACTAGAGTCGTCCTCGACTACGAGTAACCTAAGGTCCTTGCCCTCCCAGCCCACTAGAGTCGTCCTCGACTACGAGTAACCTAAGGTCCTTGCCCTCCCAGCCCACTAGAGTCGTCCTCGACTACGAGTAACCTAAGGTCCTTGCCCTCCCAGCCCACTAGAGTCGTCCTCGACTACGAGTAACCTAAGGTCCTTGCCCTCCCAGCCCACTAGAGTCGTCCTCGACTACGAGTAACCTAAGGTCCTTGCCCTCCCAGCCCACTAGAGTCGTCCTCGACTACGAGTAACCTAAGGTCCTTGCCCTCCCAGCCCACTAGAGTCGTCCTCGACTACGAGTAACCTAAGGTCCTTGCCCTCCCAGCCCACTAGAGTCGTCCTCGACTACGAGTAACCTAAGGTCCTTGCCCTCCCAGCCCACTAGAGTCGTCCTCGACTACGAGTAACCTAAGGTCCTTGCCCTCCCAGCCCACTAGAGTCGTCCTCGACTACGAGTAACCTAAGGTCCTTGCCCTCCCAGCCCACTAGAGTCGTCCTCGACTACGAGTAACCTAAGGTCCTTGCCCTCCCAGCCCACTAGAGTCGTCCTCGACTACGAGTAACCTAAGGTCCTTGCCCTCCCAGCCCACTAGAGTCGTCCTCGACTACGAGTAACCTAAGGTCCTTGCCCTCCCAGCCCACTAGAGTCGTCCTCGACTACGAGTAACCTAAGGTCCTTGCCCTCCCAGCCCACTAGAGTCGTCCTCGACTACGAGTAACCTAAGGTCCTTGCCCTCCCAGCCCACTAGAGTCGTCCTCGACTACGAGTAACCTAAGGTCCTTGCCCTCCCAGCCCACTAGAGTCGTCCTCGACTACGAGTAACCTAAGGTCCTTGCCCTCCCAGCCCACTAGAGTCGTCCTCGACTACGAGTAACCTAAGGTCCTTGCCCTCCCAGCCCACTAGAGTCGTCCTCGACTACGAGTAACCTAAGGTCCTTGCCCTCCCAGCCCACTAGAGTCGTCCTCGACTACCAGTAGCCTAAGGCCCTTGCCCTCCCAGCCCACTAGTGTCGTCCTCGACCACCAGTAACCTAAGGCCCTTGCCCTCCCATCCCACTAGTCTCGTCCTCGACCACCAGTAACCTAAGGCCCTTGCCCAGCCTAGCCCATTAGAGTCGTCCTCGACTACGAGTAACCTAAGGTCCTTGCCCTCCCAGCCCACTAGAGTCGTCCTCGACCACCAGTAACCTAAGGTTCTTTTGCCCTCCTTCAGGTACATCCACGAGGCCTGGGTGCTCGGGGACACCCTCTGCAgcatcttccccttcttcttctacGGCAATGTGGCGGCCTCGCTCCTCAACATGGTGGCCATCACCATTAACAGGTTGGTCGTCCGGACGATTATTTCCAGACtgaaccatccccccctccttgaccacgatggtacgacccttgtggggtatgatggcctggcctttgacccgaccttaggccagaggccaagccatcttgcctaaaagtcgtaccgtcgccctgtGGTGGTAAAGACTTGACCTAAGTGGAGAGCCCTCAAAAATCTTAAGGAAATGGCAAGTCTTTTTGTATTTTCACTGATAATTTTTCATAGGTTTAAGAACTAAATGTGTTGGTTGCACCCATTCCTCTTCCTTTCCAGCAGGGTTCATACCCTGGCCCCCAGCTGGAACGTTCGTACATTTAAGACGCCCCAGAAGTAGCTGTCCTTGGTTTCAGGAGACCCCAGCATAATAGCCATCTCTCCCGTCCTTATAGGTACATATTGCTCATCCCTACCAGGTACATACTGACTCCCAGGTACATACTGACCCCAGGTACATACTGACATACTGACCCCCAGGTACATACTGACTGCCTATATATCCCACCAGGTACATACTgactacctcctcccccaccaggtaCATGCTGACTGCCACCTCCCTACCAGATATACATACTgactacctcctcccccaccaggtaCATACTGACTGCCTCCACCCCCACCAGGTACATAATGatgacctcctcccccaccaggtaCATAATgacgacctcctcccccaccaggtaCATACTGATCGCGCACCACAGCCTCTACGATCGGGTCTACCGCCGCCACTACATCATCCTGATGATCGCTGTCGTGTGGCTCTTCTCCTTCGGCATGATGGTCCCGCCGTTGGTAGGGGTGTGGGGCCGCCTGGGGCTCGACCCCCCGACTTTCTCCTGCACCATCCTGAAGAAGGAGGGCTCCTCGCCCAAGaagttcctcttcctcttcggcTTCCTCCTGCCCATGGTGGCCATCATCGGCTGCTACTCCGCCATATACTACAAGGTGAGCGTCTCACACTATCCTCTAACACGGTAAGGTCTTGTGTGTGGGCGACGCCCTTCATCTAGAGCCGTAGGACGTCTATGGAGACTAACGTATATAGAAGAATCAAGATAACGTACATGTAGACTAGAGATAAGGTACATGTAGAATAGAGATAAGGTACATTTAGAATAGAGACAAGGTACATGTAGAATAGAGATAACGTACATGTAGAATAGAGATAAGGTACGTGTAGAATAGAGATAACGTACATATTAAGATAACGTACATGTAGAATAGAGATAACGTACACATTAAGATAACGTACATGTAGAATAGAGATAACGTACATTCAAAGATAACGTACATGTAGAATAATCAAGTATGGAGTTGACTTCAATGGGGAGGTGCACTGTAGAGGAAGTTAAGGACATTCAGACGTCTAGGAATGCAAGTTAGGGGCTTCAAACGTCTAGGGATGCAGGTTAGGGACTTCAGACGTCTAGGAATGCAAGTTAGGGGCTTCAGACGTCTAGGAATGCAAGTGAGGGGCTTCAGACGTCTAGGAATGCAAGTTAGGGACTTCAGATGTCTAGGAATGTAAGTTAGGGACTTCAGATGTCTAGGAATGTAAGTTAGGGACTTCAGATGCATAGTTAGAGACCAGACGTTTAGGAATGTACGTTAAGGACTTCAGATGTCTAGTTAGGGACTTTAGATGTATAGGAAATGTAATTTAGGGACTTCAGATTCTAGGAGTGCAAGTTAGGGGCTTCAGATGTCTCGGAGTGCAAGTTAGGGGCTTCAGATGTCTAGGAATGTCATGAGAGAGGAGTAGAGGCTAAGGCCAAGTGGTATAACcatagatgatgtgtatgtatgtgtgtctgacgCAGGTGAGACAGTCCCGCCGAAACCTGGTGGCTCACAGCAACAAGGGCGGGTCGTCCAGCTTCAGCGTCCAAGTGACCCGTAAGGAGGACCTCCGCCTCACCAGGATGATGCTGACCATCTTCCTCTGCTTCCTGCTGTCCTTCCTGCCCCTCATGATCGTCAACGTGGCCGACGATGATGTGAGTAGTCGATGCACCCGCCTTGCGACAGCCTATGGTAGATGTGAGATGCGACACTTGATTGCCAGAGTGTTGCTATAAGTCGGGTGGGAGGTATTGACGTCGCGTGgtactcgagcacgacggtacgatcccatggGTTTGATGGATTGGTCTTAGACCTGGCCTTGAGGATGAcccctgggtgtgatggcctggtctttgacttgaccctacaGACGACCCATTTTGAGTTTGATGGCCTGGTCTTAGGCCTGACCCTAAGGATGACCcttcttgggtgtgatggcctggtctttgacctgaccctatagGCGACCCTTGGGTTTAATGGCGTGGTCTTTGACCTGGCCATTAGCCCAAGGGTCCTTGGGCTGGAtggtcgtcgtgctcgaggtaaTGTGCCTCATCTTTTGGCTGGAGTCAAACATCTTTGGCTGTCGCTTAAAGAAACGTGCAGAGGATGAGAATACATCGCGAAACCTTTTGACCCAAAGAACAGTAACTGATTTATACATTTAACTGATTGCTCTCCGGATGAGAGGTGAATTATATGATTTTGTGCTAAATTCAACTCATTCTCATCCTCTGCATCGTCTTCCTTGGGTTGAAATGTAGGAAATAGTCAAATTGTTTTAAATCTGGTTATttgttcctgatatatatatctcagtCATTGTCTTTGTAGTATACATCCCCAtctctgtggtgtagtgatgaGAACGTGTTACGTGCCTTGCAGGTGCGCGTGCCCTCGCTGCACGTGCTGGCGTCTGTGCTCGCCTGGGCCTCGGCCGTGGTCAACCCCTTCGTGTATGCCGTCACCAACCGCCAGTACCGCTCGGCCTACCGCAAGTTATTTTGTTGTCTTCGGAGTAAGCCAGGCCGCAGCTCCAACTCCCACTCCAAGAGCAATTCCTCTCGAACCTTTGTCACCGAATTTCAGTACCACGCCTCCACGGGCCAGGTCACCAGCCCGGTCCTCGCTAACCCTTCGCCTGACGCCTGATCTAAGGTCGCGACCCCTCACCTTTTCTACCTTCGTCACGCAACCTGAGCCCAGGTCATCCAGCCCCTCTCAGTCCACCAGGACGCCAGACCTCAGGCCACCAGCCCCATCTTCCTCGTCGCACCAGATGGCCGAGTGTCCATCACGACCCCTGACCTCGTCTACGTTCGTGTCCGAGCTTGACCCAAGGTCAGAGACCACTCCTCTGCCATCGTCCAGCCCGGTGCCATCGCCTGGGTCGCCAGCCCTCACTGTGTCAAGCAGGTCCTCGACACCGGAGCCcaggtctctctcctcctccacggcCACCACCCCGACGTGTGACCCCAGGTCACCGTCCTTGGCCTCACCCACGTCCTCCACTAACTCCAGggcctccactcctcctccactcctcctcctcagagtATAGGTTGTCCTCTTCACTTTTCATCACATTCGCCAAGATCGAGATTAACCCAATACCTACGTCCTCCCCTCCCTTGCCCAGGTTAGATGGGGCCAGGCCGCAGACCCCGCCCTCCCCAACTATGCCCCTAATCCATGACCCGAGGGCCCGACCCCATCGCTGACCCCCTGGCGAtcaccacacactagccacaCAGCGGGAACTCCTGTGGTTAGAAGATACGATCATGGAGACCAGTCCTGACATTTACATTGATTAAGTGAAGATGGTGAATTGTAGGTCTACGTCTGGCGGCCTTGTGAGGGGCGGGCTGGTTGCCACAGGGTTAGTGATGGAGCAGGTGTGGGAAAAGGGCTGGAAACTGTAAGCCAAGTGGGTCGAACTGTGTGCGAGGAGTTGATTAGCATCTGTAGACTTCGTTATGAAGTTACACCTTTGAGCAGGTGTGTACACACAAATGCCCCTCATGTTTCCAACCGATTAGTGGTTGGCTTATGTGACCCAAAGACGCGGCCATACAACCCTGGGAGTCGATCAGGCTGCtaggggtgggtgaggaagggggggtcatgccggtgtggtgtgtgtggtggtggctgtggctgaggTGGTGCCTGTGGCGTGGACGCTGTCGAGTGATCGACGCTGCTCGACGtatattcctcatcatcatcctgtacaaAAGGAACTCTCCTTCCAGCCCGCAGAGTTCCATCAACTTCACGGGACCAGATAGACATATAGTGCTTTACTTCAGGTAGGGAGAAAGTGGGAGACATTAGGGTTAATTACAGTTGAAGAAAAGGACGTGTctgaggagaaagaaaaggacgtgtctgaggagaaagaaaaggacgtgtctgaggaaaaagaaaagaacgtgtcgttaggaggaaaaaaaaaggcgtgtctgagggggaaaaaagggcgtgtctaaggagaaagaaaaggacgtgtctaaggagaaagaaaagaacatgtctgaggggaaagaaaagaacGTGTCTGAGGAGAAAGAAACGGACGTGTCTGAGGGGAAAGAAAAGGACGTGTCaggagaaagaaaaggacgtGTCTGAGGAGACAGAAAAGGGCGTATCTTAGGAGAAAGAATAGGACGTGTCTGAGGAGAAAGAATAGGACGTGTCTGAGGAGAAAGCAAAGGACGTGTCTGAGGAGaaagacttggaaaaaaaaatgttttgaaaggaatttAACTGTCCTCCAGCCGGACATCTTGAGTGTATATGTCCCTAAGACAGAATCTCCCCAAATCATATATTTTTCACTTGGGCACCTTGTGTTCATGTTCATCCCAGGTAATGGGACACTCTGTATTCATGTCCATCCCATGCAATGGGACACCCTGTATTCATATTCATCCCAGGTAATGGAACACCCTGCATTCATGTCCATCCCAGGCAATGGGACACCCTGTATTCATATTCATCCTAGGCGATGGGACACCCTGTATTCATATTCATCCCAGGCAATGGGACACCCTCTATTCATGTTCATCCCAGGCAATGGGACACCCCGTATTCACATTCATTCCAGGTAATGGGACACCCTGTATTCCTGTCCATCCAGGCAATGGGACACCCTGTATTCATATTCATCCCAGGCAATGGGACACCCTGTATTCATATCCATCCCAGGTAATGGGACACCCTGTATTCATGTTCATCCCAAGCAGTGGGACATCCTGTATTCACATTCATTCCAGGTAATTAGACACCCTGTATTCATGTTCACCCCAGGTAATGGGACACTCTGTATTCATGTCCATCCCAAGCAATGGGTCTTACAGCCACTTACTGataacttttctttctcttcttgttcTCTGTAGGACTATTGTTAACATGTCGTGTTGTCTTCTTACAGCCAGATCGGTGTAATGCCTTGATCAAAGGTGCTACCACTAGTCTCTTAAGGGCTTCCTTCGTAGGCCCACCACTCCcgtcacaatctctctctccGCAGTTTTTAAAAGAGGATCATAAAGTATCCtcacaatgaacacacacacacacacacacacacacacacagaggcatagaCGCCGGCAACCGAGGGCTTCCATGAATGGACTGGGGCTGAAGTGTACATTTGCAGGGGAGGTCAGGTGCTCAGAGTGTCGAATAGGACTTTCTGTTGTTGCTATAGTGGTCACTCGTGCGTTCATGTCACCTCCTTACCTTGAACAGACGTCTGTTGTTCGTCCGCGTCACCTCCTCACCTAGAACACGTCTGTTGTTCGTCCATGTCACATCCTAACCTAGGACACTAGTCCCTGTTGTTCGTCCATGTCACCTCCTCACCTAGAACACGTCTGTTGTTCGTCCAGATCACTTCCTCACCTAGAACACGTCTGTTGTTCGTCCAGGTCACCTCCTCACCTAGAACACTAGTCCCTGTTGTTCGTCCATCTCGCCTCCTCACCTAGAACACGTCTGTTGTTCGTCCATGTCACATCCTCACCTAGAACACGTCTTTTGTTCGTCCAAGTCACTTCCTCACTTAGAACAGTAGTTCCAGTTGTTCGTCCAGGTCACCTCCTCACCTAGAACACGTCTGTTGTTCGTCTAAGTCACTTCCTCACTTAGAACAGTAGTTCCTGTTGTTCGTCCAGGTCACCTCCTCACCTAGAACACGTCTGTTGTTCGTCCAGGTCACCTCCTCACCTAGAAAAGACGTGCGCTCCGCCCCATCTGTtccctccagcctccctccctttgACATCTACGTGTGTGACCTTAGCTGTTATCTCTACCAGATGTAGTGTAGGATTAAGGGAAATGCATGAGATATACTTATGTTTTAAGACATTTTCGTGGGGATGGGCGGGAGAGGCATTGTGTCTGTGAATTGTAGCACACTAGGAGGCCCTCGTCTTCTAGGGTGTAAGATCGAGCACGTCAAAGGTGTGTTTGGGGTACTAGGAGGCCATCGTCTTATAGGGTGCAAGATCGACCACTGTCAAAGGTGTGTGTGGGATCCTAGGAGGCCCTCGTCTTTTAGTGTGTAAGATCGAATAcgtcaaaggtgtgtgtgtagggtactAGGAGGCCATCGTCTTATAGGGTGCAAGATCGACCACTGtcaaaggtgtgtgtggggtactaGGAGGCCCTCGTCTTCTAGTGTGTAAGATCGAGCACGTCGAAGGTGTGTTGTGGGTACTAGGAGGCCCTCGTCCTGTAGGGTGCAAGATCGAGCACGtcaaaggtgtgtgtggggtgctaGGAGGCCCTCGTCTTATAGGGTGTACGATCGAGTAGTGAGGAG
It encodes the following:
- the LOC139757016 gene encoding protein trapped in endoderm-1-like, which translates into the protein MVAITINRYILIAHHSLYDRVYRRHYIILMIAVVWLFSFGMMVPPLVGVWGRLGLDPPTFSCTILKKEGSSPKKFLFLFGFLLPMVAIIGCYSAIYYKVRQSRRNLVAHSNKGGSSSFSVQVTRKEDLRLTRMMLTIFLCFLLSFLPLMIVNVADDDVRVPSLHVLASVLAWASAVVNPFVYAVTNRQYRSAYRKLFCCLRSKPGRSSNSHSKSNSSRTFVTEFQYHASTGQVTSPVLANPSPDA